The Suncus etruscus isolate mSunEtr1 chromosome 14, mSunEtr1.pri.cur, whole genome shotgun sequence genome contains a region encoding:
- the TIFA gene encoding TRAF-interacting protein with FHA domain-containing protein A codes for MSCFEDADTEETVTCLQMTLYHPSQQQNRIFQYIKFYNREKLSSSEVVRFGRNSTICHYIFQDKQVSRVQFSLQLFKKFDSSVLSFEIKNMSKKTSLVVDNKELGYLNKMDLPFRCMVRFGDYQLLLEKEEGESLEFFETKFLLSSRSLLQENNWPAGKPVLEYGSYSSCSTENSCPLEMDENEF; via the coding sequence ATGTCCTGTTTCGAAGATGCGGACACAGAAGAGACAGTGACATGCCTGCAGATGACTCTTTACCATCCCAGCCAGCAGCAGAACAGGATTTTCCAATACATAAAGTTTTACAACCGAGAGAAGCTTTCCTCCAGCGAAGTGGTGAGATTTGGCCGGAATTCCACCATCTGTCATTACATTTTCCAGGATAAACAGGTTTCCCGGGTTCAGTTCTCACTGCAgctctttaaaaagtttgacaGCTCCGTGCTCTCATtcgaaataaaaaatatgagcaAGAAGACCAGTCTGGTGGTGGACAACAAGGAGCTGGGCTACCTGAACAAAATGGATCTGCCTTTCAGGTGCATGGTAAGGTTCGGTGACTACCAGCTCCTgctggagaaggaggagggagagtcaTTGGAATTTTTTGAGACCAAGTTTCTATTGTCATCGAGGTCACTCTTGCAAGAGAACAACTGGCCAGCCGGGAAGCCAGTCCTGGAGTATGGCAGTTACTCCTCCTGTTCCACCGAGAACAGCTGCCCTTTGGAAATGGATGAAAACGAGTTCTGA